Part of the Vicia villosa cultivar HV-30 ecotype Madison, WI unplaced genomic scaffold, Vvil1.0 ctg.000816F_1_1, whole genome shotgun sequence genome, CCTTGCAAGTTCATATCTTCCAAAAGCAAATCATGTAGGTAATGGAGGGGGCTTTGGTCTTGTACCTACAAGCAAAGTTTCTTTAAACTCAACTGAGTATTCATTTGTGTCAGTGGAGTTCGACACGTACCAAAATTATTGGGACCCAGGGGTCAACCATGTGGGGGTGAATATCAATTCTGTGGTGTCCGATACATATATTAAATGGTCTGCAGATGTTTCAGAAAGGATAGTTTATAATTGTAGCATTGAATACAGTTCCAAAAATAATAATCTGAACGTGTCTATCACTGGATACAGATTGAATGAAGAGCGAGAGCTACAAACCTTTTCACACATCATTGATCTAAAAGAGCACTTACCAGAGTATGTTATTGTTGGCATATCAGCTTCAACAGGAACTGTAGATGAGGAGCATATGCTGCTGTCGTGGTCTTTTAGTACAAGCCAACCAGATTATGATTCTTATGAAGATGATCCTGAGAAAAAAATAAACTTAACCAAGGCTAAATTCTTGGAGGGATTGGGAGTAGGTTTTGGGTGTTTGAGTTTAATAGCAATGTTAATCATTTTATTGTGGAAGAAGAATAATGGAAAAGGAGAAGACCTTACTTCAGAAACCAAGTCTGATCTGGATATGGATGATGAATTCCAAACAGGTGCTGGACCTAAGAAGATGAGTTATTATGAGTTGATGAATGCAACAAACAACTTTGAAGAGACACAAAAACTTGGCCAAGGTGGTTTTGGTGGTGTTTACAAGGGTTATTTTAAAGATTCAAACTCATTTGCAGCTATAAAGAGGATATCAGCAGATTCAAGACAGGGTATAAAGCAATACTCAGCAGAAGTGAAGATCATCAGTCAATTGAGGCATAGAAATTTGGTGAAACTCAATGGTTGGTGCCACAAGAAGAACGAACTTATCCTAATATACGAATACATGCCTAATGGTAGTTTAGATTTTCATCTTTTTCGAGGAGGAAGCATTTTGTCGTGGAAGTTGAGGTATAACATAGCTCTTGGGTTGGCCTCAGCATTGCTTTATTTACAGGAAGAATGGGAAAAATGTGTGATTCATAGGGACATAAAATCAAGCAACATAATGTTGGACTCCAACTTCAACACTAAGCTTGGGGATTTCGGTCTAGCTAGACTTATGGATCATGAAAAAGGGTCAGAAACCACAGTTGTGGCTGGAACCAGGGGTTACCTAGCACCTGAATACTTGGACACAGGCAAAGCTAGAAAGGAATCTGACATATTCAGTTTTGGGGTTGTTTTATTGGAAATAGCCTGTGGAAAAAAAGCCATACACCACCAAGAACTAGAGGGCGAAGTTTCATTAGTTGAATGGGTTTGGGAGCTATATGGATTGAGAAATCTAACTGTAGCAGTAGATCCAAAGCTATGTGGGGTTTATGATGTGAAGCAATTAGAATGTTTGCTAGTAGTTGGACTTTGGTGTGCTAATCCAGATAACACATCAAG contains:
- the LOC131631349 gene encoding L-type lectin-domain containing receptor kinase IX.1-like codes for the protein MVPIFCYARGTILLFLIVPLARTHFVSFDYPMFSHDCKEPPELDGDANIEDSNNLIRLTGYPDDPDKASGVGRVTIPKLIKLYDTSANQVYDFTTKFSFTIFSNHSIYGDGLAFFLASSYLPKANHVGNGGGFGLVPTSKVSLNSTEYSFVSVEFDTYQNYWDPGVNHVGVNINSVVSDTYIKWSADVSERIVYNCSIEYSSKNNNLNVSITGYRLNEERELQTFSHIIDLKEHLPEYVIVGISASTGTVDEEHMLLSWSFSTSQPDYDSYEDDPEKKINLTKAKFLEGLGVGFGCLSLIAMLIILLWKKNNGKGEDLTSETKSDLDMDDEFQTGAGPKKMSYYELMNATNNFEETQKLGQGGFGGVYKGYFKDSNSFAAIKRISADSRQGIKQYSAEVKIISQLRHRNLVKLNGWCHKKNELILIYEYMPNGSLDFHLFRGGSILSWKLRYNIALGLASALLYLQEEWEKCVIHRDIKSSNIMLDSNFNTKLGDFGLARLMDHEKGSETTVVAGTRGYLAPEYLDTGKARKESDIFSFGVVLLEIACGKKAIHHQELEGEVSLVEWVWELYGLRNLTVAVDPKLCGVYDVKQLECLLVVGLWCANPDNTSRPSIKKVIKVLNFEAPLPILPQNMPFLASLSPTTNDQFFSVPSFFRSTG